One genomic region from Chitinophagaceae bacterium encodes:
- a CDS encoding DoxX family protein — MKWIVQFFRFIVGGLFIFSGFIKAVDPLGTAYKMEEYFAVFGMDFMIPLSLAFAIFMIVLEVVLGVALLIGFMTKFTIILLLLIIIFFTFLTGYTTVTGNVTDCGCFGDFLPLEPWQSFLKDIVLLIFIAVLYIGQKHIKPLLPSAASNPLMGIVFILSTLYCFSNFYTDLPQFDFRPYAVGKNIPEQIPEYMPEDKRPVYEFIFIYENPETGEKKEFDMANLPGAPWEYVDRVDKLVSGEEGKIINFRTTDEFGNEVREDLLFDENYSFMVVAWDLNKTRSRVFEEKINPLAEKAQDAGYHFYALASNSRESIEEFRHEHQAAFPFYEGDPIFLKTIIRSNPGLLVLKNGTVKGKWHHRRIPDFEKIQQEYLK, encoded by the coding sequence ATGAAGTGGATTGTACAATTTTTCAGATTCATTGTTGGGGGTCTGTTTATTTTTTCCGGTTTTATAAAAGCAGTTGACCCTTTAGGTACTGCCTATAAAATGGAAGAATATTTTGCTGTTTTCGGCATGGATTTTATGATTCCTCTGTCGCTGGCTTTTGCAATTTTTATGATTGTACTGGAGGTTGTCTTAGGTGTTGCCTTGCTCATAGGCTTTATGACAAAGTTCACCATCATTTTATTGTTATTGATAATTATCTTTTTTACATTTTTAACAGGTTACACTACTGTTACCGGCAATGTTACTGATTGCGGTTGTTTTGGCGATTTCCTGCCTTTAGAGCCCTGGCAGTCATTTTTAAAAGACATAGTTTTACTGATTTTTATAGCGGTTCTATATATCGGGCAGAAACACATAAAGCCTTTACTCCCTTCGGCGGCGTCCAATCCTTTAATGGGAATAGTGTTTATATTGTCTACTTTATACTGTTTTTCGAATTTTTATACTGATTTGCCTCAGTTCGATTTCAGACCTTATGCAGTAGGGAAAAACATCCCGGAGCAAATCCCGGAATACATGCCGGAAGATAAAAGGCCGGTCTACGAATTTATTTTCATTTATGAAAACCCGGAAACCGGAGAGAAAAAAGAGTTTGATATGGCTAACTTACCGGGGGCTCCCTGGGAGTATGTTGACAGAGTTGATAAGTTAGTGAGCGGTGAAGAAGGAAAAATAATTAATTTCAGAACGACTGATGAGTTTGGGAATGAAGTTAGAGAGGATTTGCTTTTTGATGAAAATTACAGCTTTATGGTTGTCGCATGGGATTTAAATAAAACCAGAAGCAGAGTTTTTGAAGAAAAAATTAATCCACTGGCTGAGAAAGCACAGGATGCCGGTTACCATTTTTATGCTTTGGCTTCAAACTCAAGAGAATCAATAGAAGAATTCAGGCATGAACATCAGGCAGCTTTCCCTTTTTATGAGGGAGACCCGATTTTTTTGAAAACAATTATTAGATCTAACCCCGGTTTATTAGTTTTGAAAAATGGAACCGTTAAAGGGAAATGGCACCATAGAAGAATACCTGATTTTGAGAAAATTCAACAGGAGTATTTAAAATAA
- a CDS encoding DUF1599 domain-containing protein, with amino-acid sequence MATKTISQYKKAIKKCQDIFLKKTHDYGTSWRVMRLASLTDQIFIKAKRIQTIQETGQQKVEDDIASEFIGIINYGIIALIQLDLKDKEVNGESGMLEVGEAKTLYDSKAEKAMRLMENKNHDYGEAWRDMRIGSYVDLILMKIMRIRQIEDHGGKTIISEGIESHYVDIINYAVFGLIKIDETNENN; translated from the coding sequence TTGGCTACAAAAACTATATCACAATATAAAAAGGCAATAAAAAAATGCCAGGATATTTTTTTAAAGAAAACCCATGATTACGGGACATCCTGGCGGGTAATGCGATTAGCTTCACTTACGGATCAGATTTTTATTAAGGCCAAGCGAATTCAGACGATACAAGAGACCGGACAGCAAAAGGTTGAAGATGACATAGCCTCAGAGTTTATCGGAATCATTAATTATGGGATTATAGCGCTTATACAGTTAGATTTAAAAGATAAAGAAGTGAATGGAGAAAGTGGAATGCTGGAAGTTGGTGAAGCAAAAACCCTTTATGACAGCAAAGCTGAAAAAGCTATGCGTTTGATGGAAAATAAAAATCATGACTATGGCGAAGCGTGGCGGGATATGCGTATTGGCTCTTATGTAGATTTGATTTTAATGAAAATTATGCGCATTCGTCAGATTGAAGACCATGGTGGAAAAACCATTATTTCAGAGGGAATTGAGTCCCATTATGTTGATATAATAAACTATGCAGTTTTTGGATTGATAAAAATCGACGAGACAAACGAAAATAACTAA